CCCAAAAAAAAGATGGGAGCGCTACGCACTCCAGCGCGAGCAAGCTCGCCACACAAGCTCGCTCCAGGGCAAATCAGGCCTTGTTCAACGCCTGCGCCGCTGCCAACACGGCATCCACATGGCCCGGCACTTTCACACCACGCCATTCCTGGCGCAGCACACCCTTTTTGTCGATCAAAAAGGTGCTGCGATCCACGCCCAGGTATTCCTTGCCATACAGCTTCTTCAGCTTGATCACATCAAACAGCTGGCAAACGGCTTCGTCCTTGTCGCTGATCAGCTCGAAGGGGAATTCCTGCTTGCCCTTGAAGTTTTCGTGGGACTTCACGCTGTCGCGGGACACGCCAAACACTTCGGTGTCGGCGGCCTTGAACGCTGCGTATTGGTCACGAAAACCCTGGCCTTCGGTGGTGCAGCCCGGGGTGCTGTCCTTGGGGTAGAAGTAGATCACCACTTGCTTGCCCTTGAGGGCAGCGAGGCTGAAGGTCTGGCCGCTGGTGGCCTGGGCTTCGAAATCGGCCACGGGTTTGTCGATGGCTACCGGCATGAGTGCTTCCTTCTTACATTGGGTTCTGTGGGCGCCATGGCTCGATCAGTGCGTCGAGGTTCAGGGCATCGGCGAAATCCAGGAACTGGTCACGCAGCCAACTGATCTGTACGCCGGCCGGCAAGGTCACGGTGAACGTGGCGTTGAGCATGGTGCCGCCGGTTTGCGGCGCCTGGTAGGTGTCGCAGGTCAGGTTTTCCAGCTCGACGTTGTGGTCGATAAAGAACTGGCACAGCTCATTGACGATGTCCGAGCGGTAGGCCGAGCTGACATACGCCACATACGGCAGCGCCTGTGGGCGGTTCTCCAGCGCGGCGCTGCGCACCACGTTAACGGTGAAATCGTGCTTCTTGGCCAGGCCTGGCAGGCCAGTCTCCAGGCGCGCCAAGGCGTCCCAGGTGCCGGAAATCTGCAGCACCAGCGCGCTGCATTCGCCGTGGCGAGTGAGGCGGGAGGTCACGACGGCGCAGCGGTTTTCATGGCTGGCGCGGCACAGGACGTTAGTCAGCTCCATGGGGTTGGCGCCGAGGGCACTGATAACAAGGAATTGTTCGCGAACTGTGGGGGTGGACATGCAGCCTTCCTAAAACGATGAGCGGTCGATACGGTGAGGGCTGTATCGATCAAAGGATGAAGGGTAGCGAAAACCGTCGCCAAGGGATAGGAGGTGGCGTTTTCATTGCGTGATCGGTCTGATTTCAGCGTGCTTCAAGGCACGCTTTGGCCCAATGATGGCATTGCCCGTCGTTTAGTTGGCTCAGAACGCATCCTCAGGCGGTACTTCGCTTGTACAAGCATCTTGGCGCCAGTACCATTACGGCTCTCTTTTTCCGGCAGGAGCGGTTGCATGATTGCGGGCAGTATGGTGGCACTGGTCACACCCATGGATGCACAAGGTCATCTCGACTGGGATAGCCTGGGCAAACTGGTGGACTTCCACCTGCAAGAGGGCACCAACGCCATTGTGGCGGTCGGCACCACGGGTGAGTCGGCCACACTTGATGTGGAAGAACACATCCAGGTGATCGAATTCGTGGTCAAGCGCGTCGCGGGCCGTATTGCCGTGATCGCCGGTACGGGCGCCAACTCGACGCGTGAAGCGATCGAGCTGACCAAAAACGCCAAGAAAGCCGGCGCCGATGCCTGCCTGCTGGTGACCCCGTACTACAACAAGCCGACCCAGGAAGGCCTGTTCCAGCACTTTCGCACCATTGCCGAAGCCGTTGATATCCCGCAGATCCTCTACAACGTGCCTGGCCGTACTGCGTGCGACATGAAGGCCGAGACCGTGATCCGCCTGTCCACCGTGCCGAACATCATCGGCATCAAGGAAGCCACTGGCGACCTGCAGCGCGCCAAGGACATCCTGGCCGGCGTGAGCAGCGACTTCCTGGTGTATTCCGGTGACGACGCAACGGCGGTCGAGCTGATCCTGCTGGGTGGCAAAGGCAACATCTCCGTGACCGCCAACGTCGCCCCGCGCGCCATGAGCGAGCTGTGCGCCGCCGCCATCGCCGGCGATGCGGTGACTGCTCGCGCGATCCACGAGAAGCTGATGCCGCTCAACAAAACACTGTTTATCGAATCCAACCCTATTCCCGTGAAATGGGCGCTGTTTGAGATGGGCCTGATGCCGGACGGTATCCGTCTGCCGCTCACCCGGCTCAGCGAAGCCTGTCACGAACCGCTGCGACAGGCCCTGCGCCAGTCCGGCGTCCTGGTTTAATTGAGGAAGCACTACGCATGAAGCGATTGGCCGGACTTTCCGCACTTGCCTTGATTATCTCCAGCACCAGTGGCTGCGGTTGGATTTGGGGCCCGGATGGTTACTTCCGTGACCGCGGCAGCGATTACCTGGAAGCACAAGCAACCAAACCGATGCAACTGCCGCCGGACGTCAATGTCGCCAAGCGCCTTGACCCGTTGCTGCCTATCCCGCGCAACGTCGCCGACGACACCACCAAGGGTGAGTACGTGGTGCCGCGTCCGCAGCCGATCTCGGCAGTGGCGGACGCCAGCGACTACAGCCTGCAGAAGAGCGGCGACAACCGCTGGATCATCGCCCAGCGCCCACCTGCCGAAGTCTGGCCAGTGGCGCTGCAGTTCTTCCAGGACAACGGTTTCCGCATCGACCAGCAACGCCCGCAGACCGGTGAGTTCACCACTGCATGGCAGCGTGGTAGCGAATTGTCCGCCAACATGGCTCAGCGTCTGCAGGCCGGTGGTGTAGCCGCCGATAACGAAGCTCGTGTGCGTGTGCGCATCGAGCCAGGCGTGCAGCGCAACACCAGTGAAGTCTATGTAGTCAGCGCCGAGCGTCCTGCCGGCAGCACCGCTAACGTCGACTTCACCCCGCGTTCGGTCAACATGGGCGTAGACGCCGCGTTGGTCGACGAGATGCTGGCCAGCATGAGCCGTATCTCCGAGAAGGGCGGTTCGGTTTCCCTGCTCGCCGCGCGTGATTACGACACGCCTAACCGCGTCAGCCTCACCGAAGACGGCAGCGGCAACGTCGTGCTGAACCTGGGTGAAGACCTCGACCGCGCCTGGGCCAGTGTTGGCCGCGCGTTGGAGAAGGGCCCTTGGCGAGTTGAAGACATCAACCGCAGTCTGGGCCTGTACTACATCAACGTGGCTGAAAAGGCTGAGAAGAAAGACGACGAGCCAGGTTTCTTCGGCAAATTGTTCGGCAGCAAGCCGACCAAGGAAGAGATCGAAACCCGTGCCGAGCGTTACCAGGTTCGTTTGAGCAAGGTTGGCGAAAGCGTACAAGTCACCGTCGAGAAAAACATCAACACCGTTGCGCCAGCTGAAACAGCGCGCAAAGTGTTGGGCGTGATTCAGGACAACCTGGGCTGATCCGATGCGTTTTGCCGTTCTCGGCAGCGGTAGCCAAGGGAACGGCACGCTGGTCGCCCACGACGACACGTACGTGCTGGTGGATTGTGGTTTCTCGTTAAAAGAAACCGAGCGGCGCCTGCTGCGCCTGGGGGTTCACCCCACGCAGCTGAGCGCGATTCTAGTGACCCACGAACATGCCGACCACGTGCATGGCGTGGGTTTGCTGTCTCGGCGCTACAATCTTCCGGTGTACCTGAGTCGCGGCACATTGCGCGGGATGCGCAAACCCATAGAACCCGCAGGTTTCCTGGCCGGTGGCGAACAGCTGCAGATTGGTGCGTTGAGCATCGATGTGATTGCCGTGGCGCACGACGCCCAGGAGCCTACGCAGTACGTTTTCAGTGACGGTGAGCGGCGTTTCGGCGTGCTCACCGACCTGGGTTCCTACTGCTCCAGGGTGCTGGACGGTTACCGCGACCTCGATGCATTGATGATCGAGTCCAACCACTGTCGAGACCTGCTGGCGCGTGGTCATTACCCGTACTTTCTCAAGCAGCGGGTGGGCGGCGAGCTCGGACATTTGAACAACCACCAGGCGGCGTACCTGGTGTATGAGTTGGGCTGGCAAGACTTGCAACACTTGGTCCTGGCCCACCTGAGCAGCAAGAACAACCTGCCGCAGCTGGCCCGGCAATGTTTTGTCGATACCCTCGGGTGCGACCCGGACTGGCTGCAACTGGCCGATCAAGATTCAGGGCTAGATTGGCGACACATCGCCTAGCCCACCCTTTAGCAAGCGGAGCCCATCATGGAAAAACGTGAAGAACTCTACCGCGGCAAAGCCAAGTCGGTATACAAGACCGACGACGCCAACCGCCTGATCCTGCTGTTTCGCAACGACACGTCGGCGTTCGACGGCAAGCGCATCGAACAACTTGATCGCAAAGGCATGGTGAACAACAAGTTCAACGCCTTCATCATGCAGAAACTCGAAGCGGCCGGCATCCCGACCCAATTCGACAAACTGCTGGGCGACAACGAGTGCCTGGTCAAGAAGCTCGACATGATCCCGGTTGAATGCGTCGTGCGTAACTACGCCGCCGGCAGCCTGGTCAAGCGCCTGGGCGTGGAAGAGGGCCTCAAGCTCAACCCTTACACGTTT
The sequence above is a segment of the Pseudomonas sp. R76 genome. Coding sequences within it:
- a CDS encoding peroxiredoxin; amino-acid sequence: MPVAIDKPVADFEAQATSGQTFSLAALKGKQVVIYFYPKDSTPGCTTEGQGFRDQYAAFKAADTEVFGVSRDSVKSHENFKGKQEFPFELISDKDEAVCQLFDVIKLKKLYGKEYLGVDRSTFLIDKKGVLRQEWRGVKVPGHVDAVLAAAQALNKA
- a CDS encoding glycine cleavage system protein R — protein: MSTPTVREQFLVISALGANPMELTNVLCRASHENRCAVVTSRLTRHGECSALVLQISGTWDALARLETGLPGLAKKHDFTVNVVRSAALENRPQALPYVAYVSSAYRSDIVNELCQFFIDHNVELENLTCDTYQAPQTGGTMLNATFTVTLPAGVQISWLRDQFLDFADALNLDALIEPWRPQNPM
- the dapA gene encoding 4-hydroxy-tetrahydrodipicolinate synthase codes for the protein MIAGSMVALVTPMDAQGHLDWDSLGKLVDFHLQEGTNAIVAVGTTGESATLDVEEHIQVIEFVVKRVAGRIAVIAGTGANSTREAIELTKNAKKAGADACLLVTPYYNKPTQEGLFQHFRTIAEAVDIPQILYNVPGRTACDMKAETVIRLSTVPNIIGIKEATGDLQRAKDILAGVSSDFLVYSGDDATAVELILLGGKGNISVTANVAPRAMSELCAAAIAGDAVTARAIHEKLMPLNKTLFIESNPIPVKWALFEMGLMPDGIRLPLTRLSEACHEPLRQALRQSGVLV
- the bamC gene encoding outer membrane protein assembly factor BamC gives rise to the protein MKRLAGLSALALIISSTSGCGWIWGPDGYFRDRGSDYLEAQATKPMQLPPDVNVAKRLDPLLPIPRNVADDTTKGEYVVPRPQPISAVADASDYSLQKSGDNRWIIAQRPPAEVWPVALQFFQDNGFRIDQQRPQTGEFTTAWQRGSELSANMAQRLQAGGVAADNEARVRVRIEPGVQRNTSEVYVVSAERPAGSTANVDFTPRSVNMGVDAALVDEMLASMSRISEKGGSVSLLAARDYDTPNRVSLTEDGSGNVVLNLGEDLDRAWASVGRALEKGPWRVEDINRSLGLYYINVAEKAEKKDDEPGFFGKLFGSKPTKEEIETRAERYQVRLSKVGESVQVTVEKNINTVAPAETARKVLGVIQDNLG
- a CDS encoding MBL fold metallo-hydrolase, encoding MRFAVLGSGSQGNGTLVAHDDTYVLVDCGFSLKETERRLLRLGVHPTQLSAILVTHEHADHVHGVGLLSRRYNLPVYLSRGTLRGMRKPIEPAGFLAGGEQLQIGALSIDVIAVAHDAQEPTQYVFSDGERRFGVLTDLGSYCSRVLDGYRDLDALMIESNHCRDLLARGHYPYFLKQRVGGELGHLNNHQAAYLVYELGWQDLQHLVLAHLSSKNNLPQLARQCFVDTLGCDPDWLQLADQDSGLDWRHIA